The DNA segment GGTGACCGTGCCGGAAGGTACGTCGGTGATGCGAGCCGCCGCGGAATCGGGGACCGACATCCCGAAACTGTGCGCGACCGACAGCCTCGACGCGTTCGGCTCGTGCAGGCTGTGCCTCGTCGAAATCGACGGTCGCAAGGGAACTCCCGCCTCGTGCACGACTCCCGTCGCCGACGGCATGCGGGTCAGCACGCAGACGCCGAAGCTGGAGAAGCTGCGGCAGGGCGTGATGGAGCTCTACATCTCCGATCATCCTCTCGACTGCCTCACCTGCGCGGCCAACGGTGACTGCGAACTACAGGACATGTCCGGTGTCGTCGGTCTTCGCCAGGTCCGCTACGGCTACGAGGGCGAGAACCATCTCGACGCGCCGAAGGACACCAGCAATCCCTACTTCGACTTCGACGCTTCGAAGTGCATCGTGTGCTCGCGGTGTGTCAGGGCGTGCGGCGAGGTGCAGGGAACGTTCGCGCTCACCATCGAGGGCAGGGGCTTCGACTCGAAGGTATCGGCGAGCGCGGGCGAGTTGTTCATGGACTCCGAGTGCGTCTCGTGCGGCGCCTGCGTGCAGGCGTGTCCCACGGCGACGCTCCAGGAGCGTTCGGTCGTCGATCTGGGAATGCCGACGAGGAGCGTGCTCACCACGTGTGCCTACTGCGGCGTCGGCTGTTCCTTCAAGGCCGAGCTGCGCGGTGACGAGTTGGTCCGCATGGTTCCCTACAAGGACGGCGGAGCCAACGAGGGCCACTCCTGCGTCAAGGGAAGGTTCGCCTTCGGTTACGCGACCCATCCCGATCGCAAGCTCAAGCCGATGATCCGCGAGCGCGTCACCGACGAGTGGCGCGAGGTCGACTGGGAGACCGCCATCGCGTACACGGCCGAGAAGTTCCTTGCCATCCAAGAAAAGCACGGCGCGGGCTCCGTCGGCGGCATCACCTCTTCCCGGTGCACCAACGAAGAGGTCTACGTCGTGCAGAAACTGGTGCGGGCGGCGTTCGGGAACAACAACGTCGACACCTGCGCGAGGGTGTGCCACTCGCCGACCGGATACGGGCTCAAGCAGACGTTCGGCACCTCGGCGGGTACGCAGGACTTCCGGTCCGTGGCCGAAGCCGACGTGATCGTGGTGATCGGAGCCAACCCGACCGACGGGCACCCTGTCTTCGCCTCGCGCATGAAGCGCAGGCTCAGGGAAGGCGCGAAGCTCATCGTGATCGACCCTCGGCGGATCGATCTCGTCCGCTCTCCCCACGTTGAGGCAGCGCACCACCTGCAACTCGCGCCGGGAACCAACGTCGCGGTCGTCAACTCGATCGCACACGTCGTCGTCACCGAAGGTCTTGCTGACAGGTCCTTTGTGGAGCAACGCTGCGAGGACTTCGACACGTGGGCCGAGTTCATCGCGCAGCCCGAGTACAGCCCCGAGTCGACGGAGTCGATCACCGGCGTCCCCGCCGCGCAATTGCGAGCCGCGGCCCGCGAGTACGCGAAGGCGGGCAACGGCGCGATCTACTATGGACTCGGCGTCACGGAGCACAGCCAGGGCTCGACGATGGTCATGGGCATGGCCAACCTCGCGATGGCGACCGGCAACATCGGCCGTGAGGGCGTCGGCGTCAACCCGTTGCGTGGCCAGAACAACGTGCAGGGTTCCTGCGACATGGGGTCGTTCCCTCACGAGCTTTCCGGCTACCGGCACGTTTCCGACGACGCCGTGCGCGAGGTGTTCGAAACGCTGTGGCGGCGGCCCATCGGCGCCGAGCCGGGACTGCGCATCCCGAACATGTTCGACGCCGCGGTGGAAGGCAGCTTCCGGGGACTGTTCGTGCAAGGCGAGGACATCGCCCAGTCCGACCCCAACACGCAGCACGTCAACGCGGCCCTCTCGGCGCTGGATCTGCTCGTCGTGCAGGACCTCTTCCTCAACGAGACGGCCGAGTTCGCGCACGTGTTCCTTCCTGGCACCTCGTTCCTGGAGAAGGACGGCACGTTCACCAACGCGGAGCGCCGCATCAACAGGGTGCGGCCGGTGATGACACCCAAGACCGGCAAGCACGAATGGCAGGTCGCCTGTGACATCGCCGAGGCGATGGGTTACCCCATGGAATACGCCCATCCTCGCGAGATCATGGCCGAGATCGCGGCGGTGACCCCGACGTTCGCGGGTGTCTCCTTCGACAAGCTCGACGAACTCGGCAGCGTGCAGTGGCCGTGCAACGACGCGGCTCCCGAGGGAACGCCCGTCATGCACGTCGACGGGTTCGTGCGGGGCAAGGGCAAGTTCGTGCCGACGCCGTTCGTCGCGACAAGGGAACGCAGCACCCGCAGGTATCCGCTCATCCTCACGACGGGCCGGATACTCAGCCAGTACAACGTCGGAGCGCAGACGAGGCGCACGGCCAACATCGCGTGGCACAAGGAGGACGTGCTGGAAATCCATCCGCACGACGCGGAGGAGCGCGGGATCTCCGACGGTGACGAGGTGACGATGGCGAGCAGGGTCGGGGCGACGTCGCTGCGCGCGACGCTCTCGGACCGGATGCCGGTCGGCGTCGTCTACACGACGTTCCATTATCCGGGCACCGGGGCGAACGTCGTGACCACCGAGAACTCGGACTGGGCCACGAACTGCCCCGAGTACAAGGTGACGGCGGTACAGGTCGGCCTCAAACCGGGCGGCCGTCCCGAGGAGCGGATCGCCGCAGCCGACGAGACACCGGCGCTGGCCGACTGATGACCGACACCGCCGACACCATCGCGCCGGAGATCCGGATGATCAACGACATCGCCGTGCAGTTCCCTCACCAGGAGCCGGGTACGGCGGCGACGGCGATCGCGGCCCACGTCCGGATGTTCTGGGAACCCAGGATGCGGGCCGAGCTGCGAAAGCTCTCCGATACCGAGCCGGAGGCGTTCGAACCGCTCGCGCTCGCCGCGGCCCGGCTGCTCGAATAGCGGCAAGCGCCACGGCCGGCAGGGCGGGCAAAGTGGTAGCAAAGCTCCCTTGCTCTCATTTTGCCGCGTCCGGCCTGGTCAGTGGCTGTTCGAGAGACGGAAGACGGGGAAGCCGGGCGCGAGGTCGAGCAGTTCGTCGTCGGGGGTGTCGACGGTGACGCCCTCGAAGAACCTGCCGACCTCCCAGCCCCACTTCTTGAGGTACGCGCGGATGACGGGGAGCTTGTCCTCGTCGGCGAGTTCGACCGGCCGCACAGTTTCGGAGCGGCTGCCGACGCTGAGTGTGGCCTCGCCTGCCACCCGCAGGTTGCGCACCCATTCGGTGTGTCCTCTCGGCGAGACCAGGTAGCGCTCGCCGTCGTGCTTGAGCAGGTTCAGCACGATCGACCTTGGCTGGCCCGACTTGCGGCCCTCGACGGTGAGCACCCTGCTGCCGAGCAGGCTGATGCCGACCTTGGTCAGCCCCCTTGCCAGCGAGTTGAACGCGCGGTCCGCCTTGGCGGGCTTGAGGTAACGGTTGGTGCTGGTCATGATCGCGTCCTCTTCTTTTCGAGAGCAGTGCTCTTGCTTGAGATCAGTGAACACCTCGCCTGATGCTCTGTCAAGAGCGCTGCTCTTGAATTTGTTCACCGCTCTCATTCGTGACACACTCGGCGTCATGCCAGCAGCCCACCGAACCGCACGCGAGCGCGCCAGAGCCGAAGTCACGGCCGCGATCAAGGACGAGGCCCGCACCCAGTTGGCCAAGGTCGGCGCCGAGGCCCTTTCCCTGCGCGCGGTCGCGAGACAGCTCGGCATGGTGTCCTCGGCTCTCTACCGGTACTTCCCGCGCAAAGACGACCTGCTGACCGCGCTCATCGTCGACGCGTACAACTCGCTTGGCACGACGGCCGAGGCCGCGGCAGGTACGGAAACCCACCCGAGAGCGCGCTGGCAAGCCACCTGCCACGCCATCCGCGCGTGGGCGAGGGCCAACCCGCACGAATACTCGCTGATCTTCGGCTCGCCCATCCCCGGCTACGCGGCGCCCGTCGACACCATCACCCCGGCGAGCAGGGTTCCGCTCGCGCTGATCGCCGTCGTCACCGCCGCCGTCGAACAAGACCTGATCAGCTCGCCACACCCGCAACCAGCACTGACCGCCCCACTGGAAGCCCAGGCGGCCGACGTCGGCGCGCGGTTCGCGCCAGGCATCCCGGCCCCGGTGCTGGCGAGACTTTTCGTCGCCTGGACCCAGCTCTTCGGCATGCTCAGCTTCGAACTCACCGGCCAGTTCGCCAACAGCCTCGAACCCGCCGACGCCTTCTTCGGCTACGCCGTCGACGACATGGCGACGTTCGTCGGGCTTCACTGACCTCGCGCGGCCTATCTTCGAATCACACCCGCACCAACCCAAAGGAGCAGGACATGGTCAGCCGTGACGCCACGACACACTGGACAGGTGGACTGAACTCGGGCAAGGGAACGGTCACGCTCGACTCGTCGAACGCGGGGCAGTTCGACGTGTCGTTTCCTCGGCGCATCGGCGACGCGGAGGGACAGACGAGCCCCGAGGAACTCATCGCGGCAGCCCAGTCGTCCTGCCTCGCGATGAACCTCTCCGCCGTACTCGAACGCAACGGGCACGCGCCGAAGACCATCGACGTCAGCGCCGAGGTGACCGTGAGCCCCGTCGACGGCGGATTGAGCATCACCGCCATCGACATCACCCTGCGCGCTGACGTCGACAGCACTGTCGGCATCGATCAGGAAGCCTTCCAGGTACTCGCCGCGACCGCGAAGGACACCTGCCCGGTGAGCAAGGCCCTCTCCGGTACGACGATCACGCTGGACGCCGCACTGACCTGAGCAAGACCAGAGGAGAACCGGTGACCGGCATCGAGCAGAATGCCGGTCACCGGAAGATCACGCCGAAGCCGGTCCGAGCACGACCACGGAGTTGTGGCCACCCATTCCGAGCGACGACTTCACCGTAAGCCCTCCGTCGACAGGGAACTCACCGTGCAGCAGTTGCGGATGTGCTTGCGCAACCTTCGGCGGCGCGGGGATGACGCCACGTTCGTAGCCGAGCGCGGCGACCGCGATCTCGACCGCGGAAGCGGCCCCCTGACAGTGCCC comes from the Prauserella marina genome and includes:
- a CDS encoding OsmC family peroxiredoxin encodes the protein MVSRDATTHWTGGLNSGKGTVTLDSSNAGQFDVSFPRRIGDAEGQTSPEELIAAAQSSCLAMNLSAVLERNGHAPKTIDVSAEVTVSPVDGGLSITAIDITLRADVDSTVGIDQEAFQVLAATAKDTCPVSKALSGTTITLDAALT
- the fdhF gene encoding formate dehydrogenase subunit alpha, which codes for MGLLKEHDLGTPAKPGPATVTVEIDGVPVTVPEGTSVMRAAAESGTDIPKLCATDSLDAFGSCRLCLVEIDGRKGTPASCTTPVADGMRVSTQTPKLEKLRQGVMELYISDHPLDCLTCAANGDCELQDMSGVVGLRQVRYGYEGENHLDAPKDTSNPYFDFDASKCIVCSRCVRACGEVQGTFALTIEGRGFDSKVSASAGELFMDSECVSCGACVQACPTATLQERSVVDLGMPTRSVLTTCAYCGVGCSFKAELRGDELVRMVPYKDGGANEGHSCVKGRFAFGYATHPDRKLKPMIRERVTDEWREVDWETAIAYTAEKFLAIQEKHGAGSVGGITSSRCTNEEVYVVQKLVRAAFGNNNVDTCARVCHSPTGYGLKQTFGTSAGTQDFRSVAEADVIVVIGANPTDGHPVFASRMKRRLREGAKLIVIDPRRIDLVRSPHVEAAHHLQLAPGTNVAVVNSIAHVVVTEGLADRSFVEQRCEDFDTWAEFIAQPEYSPESTESITGVPAAQLRAAAREYAKAGNGAIYYGLGVTEHSQGSTMVMGMANLAMATGNIGREGVGVNPLRGQNNVQGSCDMGSFPHELSGYRHVSDDAVREVFETLWRRPIGAEPGLRIPNMFDAAVEGSFRGLFVQGEDIAQSDPNTQHVNAALSALDLLVVQDLFLNETAEFAHVFLPGTSFLEKDGTFTNAERRINRVRPVMTPKTGKHEWQVACDIAEAMGYPMEYAHPREIMAEIAAVTPTFAGVSFDKLDELGSVQWPCNDAAPEGTPVMHVDGFVRGKGKFVPTPFVATRERSTRRYPLILTTGRILSQYNVGAQTRRTANIAWHKEDVLEIHPHDAEERGISDGDEVTMASRVGATSLRATLSDRMPVGVVYTTFHYPGTGANVVTTENSDWATNCPEYKVTAVQVGLKPGGRPEERIAAADETPALAD
- a CDS encoding TetR/AcrR family transcriptional regulator encodes the protein MPAAHRTARERARAEVTAAIKDEARTQLAKVGAEALSLRAVARQLGMVSSALYRYFPRKDDLLTALIVDAYNSLGTTAEAAAGTETHPRARWQATCHAIRAWARANPHEYSLIFGSPIPGYAAPVDTITPASRVPLALIAVVTAAVEQDLISSPHPQPALTAPLEAQAADVGARFAPGIPAPVLARLFVAWTQLFGMLSFELTGQFANSLEPADAFFGYAVDDMATFVGLH
- a CDS encoding formate dehydrogenase subunit delta translates to MTDTADTIAPEIRMINDIAVQFPHQEPGTAATAIAAHVRMFWEPRMRAELRKLSDTEPEAFEPLALAAARLLE
- a CDS encoding nitroreductase family deazaflavin-dependent oxidoreductase, which translates into the protein MTSTNRYLKPAKADRAFNSLARGLTKVGISLLGSRVLTVEGRKSGQPRSIVLNLLKHDGERYLVSPRGHTEWVRNLRVAGEATLSVGSRSETVRPVELADEDKLPVIRAYLKKWGWEVGRFFEGVTVDTPDDELLDLAPGFPVFRLSNSH